In Entomomonas moraniae, one DNA window encodes the following:
- the lpxK gene encoding tetraacyldisaccharide 4'-kinase has protein sequence MVFSDCLIASWYGQRKPFTWLLPFSTLYAKQAVKRRNAYLNGAKETYKAPVPVIVVGNITVGGTGKTPLILWLIEYCRSKGLSVGVVSRGYGAKPPQFPWHVTADQSAKACGDEPLLIVKRTRVPLVIDPVRVNAVKQLLSTEKIDIILCDDGLQHYKLARDVELVVIDAARGLGNGHCLPMGPLREPVSRLSSVDAVIYNGAESDSEQGFAMKLEPTQLINVLTGEQCRAEFFPKDQPVNAIAGIGNPQRFFKTLSSLGFNTIEHAFNDHAVYTQDSLTFDNDYPIIMTEKDAVKCQKIAQKNWWYLEVVTAPSEGFKNWFDQKITELVN, from the coding sequence ATGGTGTTTAGCGATTGTTTAATAGCCTCATGGTACGGCCAAAGAAAACCATTTACTTGGTTGCTACCATTTTCAACACTTTATGCTAAACAAGCTGTAAAACGTAGAAATGCCTACCTTAATGGAGCTAAGGAGACTTATAAAGCGCCTGTTCCTGTTATTGTGGTTGGTAATATTACCGTCGGTGGAACAGGTAAAACCCCCTTGATTTTATGGCTGATTGAATATTGCCGATCTAAAGGTTTATCTGTTGGTGTAGTAAGCCGTGGCTATGGTGCTAAGCCGCCACAGTTTCCATGGCACGTAACGGCTGATCAGTCTGCTAAAGCATGTGGTGATGAGCCACTGCTTATCGTTAAAAGAACAAGGGTTCCTTTAGTGATTGACCCTGTTCGTGTTAATGCAGTGAAGCAATTATTATCGACTGAAAAAATAGATATTATTCTTTGTGACGATGGTTTACAGCACTATAAGTTGGCGCGTGATGTAGAATTAGTGGTGATTGATGCAGCCCGTGGTTTAGGAAATGGCCATTGCTTACCCATGGGGCCTTTACGTGAACCTGTGAGTCGATTATCTTCAGTTGATGCAGTTATCTACAATGGTGCTGAAAGCGATAGTGAGCAAGGATTTGCCATGAAGCTTGAGCCCACTCAGTTAATTAATGTATTAACGGGTGAGCAATGCCGTGCGGAGTTTTTTCCAAAAGATCAACCAGTTAATGCCATTGCGGGGATCGGTAACCCACAACGCTTTTTTAAAACGCTTTCTTCTTTAGGATTTAATACGATAGAACATGCTTTTAATGACCATGCGGTTTATACGCAAGACTCATTAACATTCGATAACGATTACCCCATTATCATGACCGAAAAAGATGCGGTGAAATGTCAAAAAATCGCACAAAAAAACTGGTGGTATTTAGAGGTGGTTACAGCACCTTCTGAGGGTTTTAAAAACTGGTTTGATCAAAAAATTACTGAGCTTGTTAATTAA
- a CDS encoding DNA internalization-related competence protein ComEC/Rec2, with translation MRLALCTFIIGVLSLRFLPCLPSPFFFILLGCLGLALLPWRFYPIGLLLIGFVWGGSAASFVIGDRLDRSLDGQTLWLEGKIVGLPEYADKVIRFQLDHAKNTEVRLPKHIRLSWYQGEPLETGERWRLKVRLKYPRGTVNPNTFDYEQWLTAKHIGATGTVKEGYRLEASAYASNWRYLVKVKINQHLPEDMRAGIVALVLGDGSGLTKQQWQVLQETGTIHLMVISGQHITLLAGFIYFWVVCLVRLGLWPTRIPWLPVACGLAMLGALGYGLLAGFEVPVKRACIMLALVFIWRLRFRHLGIVTPFLMVLAIVLAVDPLASLQAGFWLSFCSVAILLLVFSGRLSRQNWLLTAIKLEVAITIGLLPILLALLLPVSLTAPIANLIAVPVVSFIVVPLALLGTLFLFIPFVGTWLLWLAGAALKSLFCILGFMASIIPAWIAPVYSVWTIPLALLGVFLILLPRGLLVRGFGFIFCFPLFFTEQVLPEEGRAEVVVFDVGQGTSVLIKTKTHALLYDTSPSFGDFNVGERVVLPAMRRQGITKLDTLVISHADTDHAGGLQAIEQSLNVLHIISGEVSKLNYSKPVSSCQNASWWWDGVKFTLWQWQEAKKSNDLSCVLLVEAQNERLLLTGDVSAKAEQAWVKENPIKIHWLLAAHHGSKQSSSGAFLAAIKPETVLFSRGWLNPFHHPHPDVILRYNKVQANIEDTAVSGALVIKLGDYLPITRARDTKKFWRKE, from the coding sequence ATGCGGTTAGCACTCTGTACTTTTATTATAGGGGTATTGAGTCTTCGTTTTTTGCCTTGTTTACCCTCTCCCTTTTTTTTTATCTTGCTGGGTTGTTTAGGTTTAGCGTTATTGCCTTGGCGGTTTTATCCGATAGGCCTATTATTAATAGGCTTTGTATGGGGTGGGAGCGCCGCCAGTTTTGTTATTGGTGATAGATTAGACCGTAGTCTTGATGGACAAACCCTCTGGTTAGAAGGAAAGATAGTTGGGTTGCCCGAATATGCAGACAAGGTCATACGCTTTCAATTAGATCATGCGAAAAATACTGAGGTTAGATTACCTAAGCACATCAGGCTCTCATGGTATCAGGGAGAGCCTCTAGAAACAGGGGAGCGTTGGCGTTTAAAAGTAAGGCTTAAATACCCGCGAGGAACTGTTAACCCTAACACTTTTGATTATGAGCAATGGTTAACTGCTAAACATATAGGCGCAACTGGTACAGTAAAAGAGGGGTACCGTTTAGAGGCAAGTGCTTATGCCAGTAACTGGCGGTATTTAGTAAAAGTAAAAATTAATCAGCACCTTCCCGAAGATATGCGAGCAGGTATTGTCGCATTGGTATTGGGCGATGGTTCTGGTTTAACAAAACAGCAGTGGCAGGTATTACAAGAAACAGGCACCATTCATCTGATGGTGATTTCAGGGCAGCACATTACATTACTTGCAGGCTTTATTTATTTCTGGGTAGTGTGCTTAGTACGGTTAGGCTTATGGCCTACCAGAATCCCTTGGTTACCTGTTGCTTGTGGTTTGGCTATGTTAGGTGCTTTAGGTTATGGGCTACTAGCAGGTTTTGAGGTGCCTGTGAAGCGGGCTTGTATTATGTTGGCGTTGGTTTTTATATGGCGTTTAAGATTTCGCCATTTAGGGATTGTGACACCTTTTTTAATGGTATTAGCCATTGTATTAGCTGTTGATCCGCTGGCCAGTTTGCAAGCTGGTTTTTGGTTGTCTTTCTGCTCCGTTGCTATTTTACTATTAGTGTTCTCAGGGCGTTTGTCTCGTCAAAACTGGTTGCTTACCGCAATAAAGTTAGAGGTGGCCATTACTATTGGTTTATTACCTATCTTGTTGGCGTTATTACTGCCTGTGAGTTTAACCGCGCCGATTGCTAATTTAATTGCTGTTCCCGTAGTGAGCTTTATTGTTGTTCCTTTGGCCTTATTGGGTACGCTTTTTCTTTTTATACCCTTTGTTGGTACTTGGTTATTGTGGTTAGCCGGGGCTGCATTAAAATCCTTGTTTTGTATCTTGGGCTTTATGGCATCTATTATCCCCGCGTGGATTGCTCCAGTTTATTCGGTTTGGACTATTCCATTAGCTCTTTTGGGCGTCTTCTTAATACTCTTACCTCGTGGTTTGTTGGTGCGTGGTTTTGGTTTTATTTTTTGTTTCCCTCTATTTTTTACTGAGCAAGTTTTACCCGAAGAGGGGAGGGCTGAAGTGGTTGTGTTTGACGTTGGACAAGGCACATCTGTTTTAATTAAGACAAAAACACATGCATTACTCTATGACACAAGCCCCAGTTTTGGTGATTTTAATGTTGGAGAGCGTGTGGTATTGCCAGCTATGCGGCGACAAGGTATTACAAAACTGGATACCCTTGTTATTTCCCATGCAGACACAGACCATGCCGGGGGATTACAAGCTATTGAGCAGTCTTTAAATGTTCTTCATATAATAAGTGGTGAAGTGAGTAAACTTAACTATTCAAAGCCCGTAAGCTCCTGCCAAAATGCTTCTTGGTGGTGGGATGGCGTAAAGTTTACATTATGGCAATGGCAAGAGGCTAAAAAAAGTAATGATCTTTCTTGTGTATTGTTAGTGGAGGCGCAGAATGAGCGTTTGTTATTAACTGGAGATGTTTCTGCTAAGGCCGAGCAGGCATGGGTAAAAGAGAACCCTATTAAAATACATTGGCTATTGGCGGCACATCACGGCAGTAAGCAAAGCTCTTCAGGCGCTTTTTTAGCTGCAATAAAACCTGAAACAGTACTGTTTTCTCGTGGGTGGTTAAATCCATTTCATCATCCGCACCCTGATGTGATATTGCGTTATAATAAGGTGCAAGCAAATATTGAAGATACAGCAGTATCCGGAGCTCTGGTCATAAAGTTGGGTGATTATTTACCTATTACTAGAGCACGTGATACAAAAAAATTTTGGCGAAAAGAGTAA
- a CDS encoding MotA/TolQ/ExbB proton channel family protein, with amino-acid sequence MWVFVKSGGIMMLPIILCSIVAMGIIIERLIVLRTTKIAPAPLMGKVWNWFKSGQIDQVRLEELRKDSPLGQILAAGLANAHKGHDKMREAIEETGGFVIHQLERYLNTLGTIGAIAPLLGLLGTVFGLIEIFSAFLGGGTPDTGKLAGGIAMALVTTASGLIVAIPAVFFHRFLLRKVDDLVVAMEQNVTKLVDAIDDSYNQVDNTSASSARKNKAKSSDTVRGE; translated from the coding sequence GTGTGGGTGTTTGTTAAATCAGGTGGGATCATGATGCTCCCAATCATCCTTTGTTCTATTGTGGCAATGGGTATTATTATTGAACGATTAATTGTTTTAAGAACAACGAAGATCGCCCCGGCCCCTTTAATGGGAAAGGTTTGGAATTGGTTTAAATCAGGCCAAATTGACCAAGTTCGTCTAGAAGAGTTAAGAAAGGATTCACCTTTAGGACAAATTTTAGCGGCAGGCTTAGCGAATGCTCACAAAGGGCATGACAAAATGAGAGAAGCCATTGAAGAAACAGGTGGTTTTGTTATTCATCAATTAGAACGCTATTTAAATACCTTGGGTACAATTGGTGCGATAGCGCCTTTGTTAGGTTTACTCGGTACGGTTTTTGGTCTTATTGAAATATTCAGCGCTTTTTTAGGTGGTGGCACACCTGATACAGGTAAACTAGCCGGCGGTATTGCTATGGCGTTGGTCACAACAGCGTCTGGTCTGATTGTGGCGATCCCTGCGGTTTTCTTCCATCGTTTTCTATTACGTAAGGTTGATGATCTTGTGGTGGCGATGGAACAAAATGTAACCAAGTTAGTTGATGCAATTGATGATAGCTACAATCAAGTAGACAATACTTCTGCATCAAGCGCTAGAAAGAATAAGGCTAAATCTTCAGATACTGTTCGAGGCGAGTGA
- a CDS encoding Trm112 family protein, whose translation MNQSLLAILACPICKGPLELSHDKTELISKGAGVAYPIRDGIPVMLIDEARTLTTDERLAK comes from the coding sequence ATGAATCAAAGTTTATTAGCTATCTTAGCTTGCCCCATTTGTAAAGGTCCTTTAGAACTCAGTCATGATAAAACAGAATTGATTAGTAAAGGCGCGGGTGTTGCTTATCCGATTCGTGATGGTATTCCAGTCATGCTGATTGATGAAGCACGTACATTAACTACTGATGAGCGGTTAGCCAAATGA
- a CDS encoding ExbD/TolR family protein — protein sequence MKFRRARGNGAARDEIFINLASLIDIVFVLLLFFIVTTTFIRENQLSIELPEASVRNPVISSAADRLEVTISNDGRYAVNGRVLPESTEAALMDAVTAESKGNKDIPVLITADANAKYQSVITAMSVAGQLGLSKLRLVTVESEQ from the coding sequence GTGAAATTTAGAAGAGCAAGAGGCAATGGCGCGGCACGTGATGAGATTTTCATTAATCTGGCCTCGCTGATTGATATCGTTTTTGTGTTATTGCTGTTTTTTATTGTAACAACAACCTTTATTCGTGAGAATCAATTAAGCATTGAGTTACCTGAGGCCAGTGTGCGTAACCCAGTGATTTCATCTGCTGCGGATAGGCTAGAAGTTACCATCAGTAATGATGGGCGTTATGCTGTTAATGGGCGAGTACTGCCTGAGTCAACAGAAGCAGCTTTGATGGATGCTGTCACCGCAGAGTCTAAAGGTAATAAAGATATCCCCGTGTTGATTACAGCTGATGCTAACGCAAAATACCAGTCAGTCATTACGGCTATGTCAGTTGCTGGGCAGTTAGGGCTTTCTAAACTGCGTTTGGTAACGGTAGAGTCTGAACAGTAG